The sequence below is a genomic window from Lolium perenne isolate Kyuss_39 chromosome 4, Kyuss_2.0, whole genome shotgun sequence.
TACAATTTGAGTTGTAGCCTTACATACTTGCTTCTCAGTTGGATGCATCAATCTAAGTGTTTTGGTGATGTTCACACTATGATACAAAGCTATTGTTGCATCTTACTTAGCAATGAAGAATCTAGAGATAACATATTGCACAAAGAttttggtgcacatgggcaccaaTGATCTCGTTTTTTTAAATTAAAAATATTATTTTTGAGTTTCAAAAATTTATGAAAATAGCATATAATTAATgatgtatcccacaaacgtgtaaaatatcaatttcaaatactttCTATTTTGAACTACAAAAAATGACAAAATTGTAGATATGACTAGTCATTTTCAAATCACCAAAACATATcaaattttgtcatttttgtctaGCAAAAAATAAAAAGAGTATTTGCTTCAGATTTTCCATATGTATCACTAACAATCTTTGAAATTATTTTCAGATTGTTTGATAActtgtaaaaatacctttttttaAATAGCGAGAGCATTGGAGCTCGAGAGCCAGAAGCACTTTTCGTAACATATTACATTAAACTCAAATCAACTCTAAATTTTTGTGCAATGCTgggatttttagatttttttaaACCCGACTTCTATTACCACATGATTCAGAACATGACAACATCACCGAAGTGGATGGATAGAGCCAACAAAAATTGCATGAACCTGAATCTCGAATTTTTGAAAAAACTTAGCCAATCAACACTACACGATACATCATAAAGGGTACCAACAGCGATAAGTTTGAAATTAATTAGTTACACACATTTCATCTCCATCTTGTATATTACAGAGGTGGTGCCACATGACCTATGCATTGATTTGTTAAGCAACATGTTGTCAAGTATTTCACATCAACAACATACTTACAAAAGCACCATCCACACATCAAAAGAGCATATATACGCTGTCTCATATACAAAAACAACTCTACATGACCAAACCTAGTCAAAAGATACTAATAGAAAACGAGATCCTAAGCTAACACCACATATGACAAAGAATATACCAGATCAAAAGGAAAACAAGGATTTACATGGCGAAACCTTttgaaacgaagaacacaagcaaTAGGGATCTTACACTACAAAGATAAGGCAAGTAGAAATATGGTGATATTTAACAAGAGAAAGATCCTAATTCCTCGATACTACCCATAGTTTGTGAAGGATTTGATAAAAAAGGGCCACACTTCTCTTCAAACCCTAGTTCTCACAAGAACACGAGAATTTTACCATCTCATAAAAAACAATTAGTTAATTCTTCGTACAAAATTATCATTTCTTTTCTTGTGTCAAACATATCATGGTTTCATCACAGATGGTACAAACTAACAATGACACACGACATAGCCAGGCGTGAGCAGGCTGGAGCAATGGACCCCTCATGGTGGATATTTTTTTTGGTGAAAACCCTTGGTTAGTATGTAGATTTGAGCCCCAAATTAACCAAAAAGTTACCTTTATACCCGCTCTAAATATCCTTCGATACAATTGCCTTCTTTTTGTAACTTTCATGACCTGTCCCTGGTGACACAAAGGCGGGTTAGATGTCTCTAGACTTTCCCACCGTTTCCAAAAGGATAACATATTATTGATACATAGGTATAAATTTCGTGACTTCATTTCTTACTATGGCAACAGAAAAAGATACCAACTAGGAATTGATATAGGAATAAATTTCGTGACTTCATTTCTTACTATCGCAACAGAAAAAGATATCAACTAGGAATGGACATAGGAATAAATTTCGTGACTTAATTTCTTAAATCCACAAGACTCGTTTTCCGAATGTGTGAATAAACCACGAATGAGCAGGGAAAACCCAAGAGTGGCAGGATCGTCAAAAGCGGGGCAACCTCGAGGGCAAACCCGTCCGGTAGTCGCCTACCCCTAAAAACTCGCAGAAAGAAAGAGCCACTTGGCCCACCCCACCACCCCACGCATCGCCGCCTACCGGAGCCGCCTTCCTTCCTCCCCCTCCCTCCCGTGCTCCTCCTCTCCACCCCACCGCACGCCCCAGCCGAACCCTACGCCGGCGCGCGCGAGGGGCCGCCCCGATCTGCGAGATGTGGCGCAGCTGCGTGTCGCGGGGCCTCAGGGAGGCCaaggccgccgccgcagccgcctcCAGGCGCCTCTCATCTACTGCCGGGGTAACCcatcccctccgccgccgcctcccctcgATTCGTCGCATCCCGCTTTTTCTAACCCTTTTTCGTGTAGCAATGTCTTGATCCGCGGTCGTGATGCGGTCCGTGATGGCGATACCCTCGTCGTTTTGAATTGTATTTTTTTATATAAAAATGGATTGAATTACCCTGGAACAATTTTTGGCATCGTTCGACCAATGGAGTAGGATTTAGCGTGATTCCTGCGCGTTGAATCGCAGCACGCATCCCCGGATCAGATGCCACATGATTTGCTTTTTTCGATCGATTCCACAATTTCCGCGCGACGAGATTCGGATGGTAATTTACTGGGTTTTGTTGTGCTTGCGATTGCAGTCCTACACGGTGGTGGACCACACCTACGATGCGGTCGTGGTCGGAGCTGGAGGCGCGGGGCTCAGGGCGGCGATTGGGCTCTCAGAGCACGGCTTCAACACTGCCTGCATCACCAAGCTCTTCCCCACGCGGTCGCACACCGTGGCGGCACAGGTACTGCACCACCTGCCTTGTCCGTTCGTCTTGATCAAACCGACTGGTGTATTCTGTGTGTAATGCAAGCTGCACACACGCTAGAAGATTGTTTTAATCAGACTGCCTGCTTAGCATATGCGGAGCTTCAAATCTGATCTGCTGATGCTGCCACTTGatttgttcatgcaaaggattttGGATGACTGGATGTAGCAGTTGTCCTGCTAGAAGTTCCATCCGTACTACTGTATTTTAGATGCACAGGCTTGTAAGTGGTGTAGTGTCATGTTCAAAATAATAGTAGGTGTTTCAACATTAAACTATATGTTGTATCAGTGTATATGCTACTTTCATGGAGGTATCAGCTTCTACATCCAGAACTTCTCATACACCAAAGTGTGTTCGGTAGCTGGAATCCATTTAGAAACAACACTTACACGACTAGTAGTTTAGGACTTCACGATTTCATGATTTCATTGTTGTGATCAATCGAAGTTGAACTTTGGTGAAGACATGCAGTTTCTAAAATTCTGTCACTTTCAGCTTGTTATTCTCTATTATGGATACATATTCAGTTTAGGAATATCATGCTTTTTGCTTGCTTAACTTCCTGTAAGAATGAATCCGTCCATGGTTACTTGTATTAAAGTAGattcagaaattgggacaactgtttGGTATTTGCATTATTATTGTCCTTTTGTAACTTAGGGTTCAAGCCCAATGATCATCTGTTTAATTTGTGCATTCTTGTATTTCCTTTCCGATAGTTTAGCTTATTTTCTATCTATTCAAATTGTTAATATATTGCTACTTCCTCCGATAAAGTGGACTCAATTAATTTGTATCGGAGGGAGTAGCTAAAGTTGTCTATAGTTTGAACTCTCTACTTTTAACTGTTTCATCATTCTCACACACAAGGGATCAAAATATAAATTCACTGAGCATGTGGGAAAATTTGTACTTAGTCTAGCAGGTGAGGTATAAGATTCAAGGTTTTTCTGTACATCTCTATATGATGGGTTGTATGTTCTGTTGTGCACTGCTGCCTGCTGTAGAATGCTCTATGTGTTTTTTCGTTCGCTATTAACACTTAAGAATGCAGGGAGGCATAAACGCCGCTCTTGGAAACATGAGCGAAGATGACTGGAGGTGGCATATGTATGATACAGTCAAAGGAAGTGATTGGCTTGGTAAGTTTACATGGAGAAACAATATAAGAAGTGCATGCCTATGTTTCAACAGCTTAGCTTATATTTTTATTTGACTCCTTCGATTTTGAGGCTTTGACATGCTATTCTTGTTCATCTTCAGGTGACCAAGATGCTATCCAGTATATGTGTAGAGAAGCGCCAAAAGCTGTTATAGAGCTTGAGAACTATGGATTACCATTTTCTAGAACTGAAGACGGGAAGATTTATCAGCGTGCTTTTGGAGGTCAAAGCTTAGATTTTGGAAAAGGTATCTTGTCTTCCATCATCATTTTGAGGTTGTTAATATGCAGCTGTAACATATTTTCTAATCGTTCTTTCTGTGTCTAATTAATCTTCAGGTGGCCAGGCCTATCGATGCGCTTGTGCTGCTGACAGAACTGGGCATGCTATGCTACACACACTTTATGGTCAAGCAATGAAGCACAATACTCAGTTTTTTGTTGAATATTTTGCGTTGGACCTTATTATGGACAAGGAAGGTACTTTATTTATTTGTCGTGTCCTGGTACTATCTAAGGCCCAAGACATGTTAATTTTTTTGTCCTGAATCATTATGCATTGCTCTACTGCATGGTGTAGATTTGCATgactttgatatggagaacagttTTCAATTGCCCCCATTATTGTTAACTTACTTTGCTTTTTGGTATACTTTGGTGCAGATATTTGTTTGATCCTTCTCTTTCCTTTGTTTGTAACTGTTGTGCTTGTTCAGTTGCTGCACATATTAATTTTTCTACTAATGTTAAGCCATTAATGCATTGCCTTTTTAAGTGTCAGCTGCTAAGCCTTTCTTTTGTATGTTGGCACAGTCTGGTTCATGGTAGTAACTTTTGTCTAATAGACTCTTTCAATGGCTATAATTAGGTCTATCATCTCATGGACAACTACTTTTCTCTTCCTGCTTCATTTATCAGGAGTCATGATAGTGTATGTATCCTGCACCGCATGTTTATAACACTGCTTATTAATGGATACTCATTTTCCAGGCACCTGCCAGGGGGTAATTGCACTAAATATGGAGGACGGCACACTTCACCGTTTCCGTTCAACAAATACTATTATAGCAACAGGAGTGAGACTCTTTTGTCTGAACTACTACCTGTCTTAAACTACTTACCCTTTTGTTCTCGATTTAATGCAAGTATATAACCATGTCATGTTTTAAACCTTAACAGGGTTATGGCAGAGCTTACTTCTCAGCCACTTCAGCTCATACATGCACTGGCGATGGCAATGCTATGGTTGCACGTGCTGGGTTACCCCTTCAGGTCAGTCTTTTAGAGTAAATCTAGTGGATTTAGCTTCGTCACCATATGATATGGTTATATACTTATATCTGTTTGTTGAATTTGCAGGATCTTGAGTTTGTGCAGTTCCATCCTACAGGCATTTATGGTGCTGGATGCCTCATAACTGAAGGTTTTATATACTTGTCCTTGTTTATCCTACCGTAATAATGTTCATTAACTCTAACTTGTGCATGGTATATTTCTTCAGTTGGTATTGGAATATCAGGCAAGCACCCAAATCTTCTTAAAGCACTGTTTTGGTCATTTGTTTTCAGGTTCCCGGGGTGAAGGTGGTATTCTTAGGAACAGTGAAGGTGAGAGGTTCATGGAACGATATGCCCCTACTGCAAAAGATCTTGCATCTCGTGATGTTGTCTCAAGATCTATGACAATGGAAATTAGAGAAGGGCGTGGTGTCGGTATGTGTGCATTCTCCCGTCTTATGCTTTAGGTGGTCATCTGATGTGGTTGTTATCATAGTTTTTACTATTTCTATCCTGTTACCTCAGGACCATTGAAGGACCATATCTACCTGCACCTTAATCATCTTCCTCCAGAAGTTCTGAAAGAAAGGCTTCCCGGTATATCTGAAACTGctgctatttttgctggtgtTGATGTCACCAAAGAGCCTATTCCTGTGTTGCCAACTGTGCACTATAATATGGGTGGGATCCCGACAAATTATCATGGGGAGGTACGCAGTACAGCTGTTATTATGTAGTTCTATTATTATTTTCTGCCTATGTTGTAACTAATGTCCTGCTGGACATTAGGTGGTGGATATCAAGGGTGATAACCCAGACAATGTTATTCCTGGCCTGTTGGCTGCTGGAGAAGCAGCTTGTGCATCTGTCCATGGCGCAAACCGTCTCGGTGCAAATTCACTTCTCGACATTGTTGTATTTGGGAGGGCTTGTGCAAATAGGGTTGCTGAGATTTCCAAGCCAGGCAAGTTCATATTTAGTTGACTAGTACTTCTCTTTTGCTGTTTTACTCTTCGTACCTTACTCTCTTCCAATGTGCACTACATTTTATAGGAGCGACACAGAAACCTCTTGAAAATGATGCGGGAGAGAAGACCATCGCTTGGTTGGATAAGCTGAGAAACTCAAATGGATCATTGCCTACTTCGAAGATCCGCCTCAACATGCAACGTGTTATGCAAAATAATGCTGCCGTGTTCCGTACTGAGGAAACTCTCAAGGAAGGTATGCAGACACCATTTGTATAATTTTAATGTAAATTTATCTTGAGCCTAGCTGGCAGCATGAAGCAAACATGTATACTCCAGTACCAAAGTGTATGAAACATTCAATAATGACGTCTTTCATTGTTCTTTGAACTTATTAGGTTGTGAGCTGATTAGTAAAGCACAGGAAAGTTTCCATGATGTGAAGATCAGTGACAGAAGCCTCATATGGTAAGTCTTTCTCATTAGATGTTATCTGCAGCTTATTTTCTGTGTTTCTACTAATTGAGCATCATTCTCATTGGTTTCTGCAGGAATTCAGACTTGATCGAGACCATAGAATTAGAAAATCTTTTAATAAATGCATGCATAACCATGTATTCAGCTGAGGCTCGCCAAGAAAGCAGGGGTGCTCATGCTCGCGAAGATTTCAAGGTTTGCTGCTCTTCTCATTATTTGTGCTCTTTTGTGTCTGCACCAAATTTTGTaacttcaacaacaacaacaacaaccaagcctttcagtcccaaacaagttggggtaggctagagttgaaacccataagatctcgaagccaagtcatggttccggaacgtggatagctaacttccacgcacccctatccatggctaaatcttttAATAAATTTTGTAACTTCCATTTCCCTTTTTTCATCACAGACAAGAGACGACGAGAAGTGGATGAAGCACACGATAGGGTTAGTGTGTTCTCTTCATTAGTTCTCCGTTGTTGAATGCATGAATCATTTCATATATCGAGAATCTGACACTATGTTTTATATAGGTATTGGGAGGATGAAAAGGTTAGACTAGACTACAGGCCAGTTCACATGAATACCTTGGATGATGAAGTCGAGGCTTTTCCGCCAAAAGCTCGTGTTTACTAATCTGGACATGGCTGCCATTGCTTCGGTTGTTTGAGAAGGGTATAGCTCACAGTGTGGTATTCTCCGAGTTGCAATAAATCAGGGACCATCAATTCTCTCAAAGCTTTTGGGAATTGTaatttcatcaccaatagccaataTACTCTCCCTGTCTGGCGTAAACTTACTGAAAGCTTCTGATGATATATGTGTTACCCTTCAGTAGAAATAAAGACAGACAAAATTTTGATGAGTTATTTGATACTGTAAATAACCAATTGCATTACCTGCAAACGCAATGGTTGTTCAGTCTGCGTTTTGTGGGTTTTGCTAAGCTTTGAATTCCTGATCTTCTTTTGCTATACTCCTTTGTTTGCTCATGGCGTCACCAAATGCATGTCCATGCGATTATTTCTGTATATTTAAGTTCTAATTTCTGGCGATATGCACTGAATTTGAACTTTGTTACACATTCTGGAGCTTATCTACTATGTGTTGCAACTTCCATTTTCTGTTGCATGATACATAGCATCTACTACTCAGTTGCTATCAGGCTTATTGCTACTGATCCATAGCATCTACTGCTGTACTAAATTGGTATCAGGCTTATTAGTATTTCACTACCTTGATAGTGCAATTTTTCTGAACGGATCGAATTTTCTCACTCTGAAAGGCTCAGTGTGCATTTCGGAATCATATTATCTGATGTAGAAAGTAGACATAATTTATGGGTAGACACAACCAGAAACTGACCCCTTCGCCTGACTCgagttgttttttttttttgaacagcggAGTCCCCCGAAGGGGCCAGAACCTTTTCATTCCAGTAACAGAGGGAGTACAGAACTATTACAAAGGACCCCATAAAATGCAGAAATTACATATGGATCCCTGGCATTTGTAGAAATGACCCTACTAAAAACATtagaaaagcaatcaggtcctttCTCTTCCCCTCTGCGGAGCTGGGAGCTCAACTCGCCGTAGCCATGGCTGAAGACGGGGACAGAACCACTTGTCTCCAGTTTGACTAAGCCCTCAACGCCTGAACTCCAAAAGGGC
It includes:
- the LOC127292611 gene encoding succinate dehydrogenase [ubiquinone] flavoprotein subunit, mitochondrial isoform X1, producing the protein MWRSCVSRGLREAKAAAAAASRRLSSTAGSYTVVDHTYDAVVVGAGGAGLRAAIGLSEHGFNTACITKLFPTRSHTVAAQGGINAALGNMSEDDWRWHMYDTVKGSDWLGDQDAIQYMCREAPKAVIELENYGLPFSRTEDGKIYQRAFGGQSLDFGKGGQAYRCACAADRTGHAMLHTLYGQAMKHNTQFFVEYFALDLIMDKEGTCQGVIALNMEDGTLHRFRSTNTIIATGGYGRAYFSATSAHTCTGDGNAMVARAGLPLQDLEFVQFHPTGIYGAGCLITEGSRGEGGILRNSEGERFMERYAPTAKDLASRDVVSRSMTMEIREGRGVGPLKDHIYLHLNHLPPEVLKERLPGISETAAIFAGVDVTKEPIPVLPTVHYNMGGIPTNYHGEVVDIKGDNPDNVIPGLLAAGEAACASVHGANRLGANSLLDIVVFGRACANRVAEISKPGATQKPLENDAGEKTIAWLDKLRNSNGSLPTSKIRLNMQRVMQNNAAVFRTEETLKEGCELISKAQESFHDVKISDRSLIWNSDLIETIELENLLINACITMYSAEARQESRGAHAREDFKVCCSSHYLCSFVSAPNFVTSISLFSSQTRDDEKWMKHTIGYWEDEKVRLDYRPVHMNTLDDEVEAFPPKARVY
- the LOC127292611 gene encoding succinate dehydrogenase [ubiquinone] flavoprotein subunit, mitochondrial isoform X2; this translates as MWRSCVSRGLREAKAAAAAASRRLSSTAGSYTVVDHTYDAVVVGAGGAGLRAAIGLSEHGFNTACITKLFPTRSHTVAAQGGINAALGNMSEDDWRWHMYDTVKGSDWLGDQDAIQYMCREAPKAVIELENYGLPFSRTEDGKIYQRAFGGQSLDFGKGGQAYRCACAADRTGHAMLHTLYGQAMKHNTQFFVEYFALDLIMDKEGTCQGVIALNMEDGTLHRFRSTNTIIATGGYGRAYFSATSAHTCTGDGNAMVARAGLPLQDLEFVQFHPTGIYGAGCLITEGSRGEGGILRNSEGERFMERYAPTAKDLASRDVVSRSMTMEIREGRGVGPLKDHIYLHLNHLPPEVLKERLPGISETAAIFAGVDVTKEPIPVLPTVHYNMGGIPTNYHGEVVDIKGDNPDNVIPGLLAAGEAACASVHGANRLGANSLLDIVVFGRACANRVAEISKPGATQKPLENDAGEKTIAWLDKLRNSNGSLPTSKIRLNMQRVMQNNAAVFRTEETLKEGCELISKAQESFHDVKISDRSLIWNSDLIETIELENLLINACITMYSAEARQESRGAHAREDFKTRDDEKWMKHTIGYWEDEKVRLDYRPVHMNTLDDEVEAFPPKARVY